The following are encoded together in the Sphingomicrobium clamense genome:
- a CDS encoding protein-disulfide reductase DsbD family protein: protein MIFRLLILLTLLIPAPLMAQQTNIVPRLVAEGPAPADGGKVELALVMETAPGWHGYWLNPGDAGLPLQASWDLPEGAELFELRYPTPVAFEGAGLINYVYKDTHAILATLTVPPTDRGVLRVSGDLRWLACTDKICVPEKGNVALAIPVGDGASRQTEFDEYRKRLPRPLAGDTSFEMAGDTVRIAVPLPASTPVGKPTLFLAENGIIDYAARQEFRRVGDQLVATLQRRGDQQTDALSGVIDIGEGQGLAFEASPGDVPTGGKLVGGLGMEAVLLAMLGALAGGLFLNLMPCVFPILAMKAMHLAKAGGREVEAKRDALGYTLGAVLGTAALGGLLLAIRAGGTAAGWAFQLQDPRTVFLLTLLAGAITMNLLGLFRLPVLAGEVKASGSVSTGALAALVATPCAGPFLGAALGTALILPVAGGIAVFAALGLGLAIPFLLIGFVPFLRERLPAPGPWMVKLQRWLAIPMGATLVGALWLLWRLTGDQGLLLALAALALLALLLWLSKRSVALGWTALAGVVALAVGGAILLPDRPSAENRAPDFAEVWSPAKVEAARAEGRPVFVYFTADWCLSCKANEKVAIDRDGTLEAFEAANVAVLVADWTDGDAEITRFLDARERAGVPLYLWYAPGAAEPEELPQILTPDMLVSRAQSFAR, encoded by the coding sequence AAACCGCGCCCGGCTGGCACGGCTACTGGCTCAATCCGGGCGATGCGGGCCTCCCGCTCCAGGCAAGCTGGGACCTGCCCGAAGGGGCGGAGCTTTTCGAACTGCGCTACCCCACGCCCGTCGCCTTCGAGGGCGCGGGGCTGATCAACTATGTCTACAAGGATACGCACGCGATCCTGGCGACGCTGACCGTCCCGCCCACCGACCGCGGCGTGCTGCGCGTGTCGGGCGATCTGCGCTGGCTCGCCTGCACCGACAAGATCTGCGTACCCGAAAAGGGCAATGTCGCGCTCGCCATTCCCGTCGGTGACGGCGCCTCGCGCCAGACCGAATTCGACGAGTATCGCAAGCGCCTGCCGCGCCCGCTCGCCGGCGACACCAGCTTCGAGATGGCCGGCGACACGGTCCGCATCGCCGTCCCGCTCCCCGCCTCGACACCGGTCGGCAAACCCACCCTCTTCCTCGCCGAAAACGGCATCATCGACTACGCCGCGCGCCAAGAGTTCCGCCGTGTAGGAGATCAGCTCGTCGCAACCCTACAACGCAGGGGCGATCAGCAAACCGACGCTCTATCCGGCGTTATCGACATCGGCGAGGGACAGGGCCTCGCCTTCGAAGCCTCCCCAGGCGACGTGCCCACCGGCGGCAAGCTCGTCGGCGGGCTCGGCATGGAGGCAGTGCTGCTCGCCATGCTCGGCGCGCTCGCGGGCGGGCTGTTCCTCAACCTTATGCCCTGCGTCTTCCCGATCCTCGCCATGAAAGCGATGCACCTCGCCAAGGCGGGTGGCAGGGAGGTCGAGGCGAAGCGCGATGCGCTCGGGTACACGCTGGGTGCGGTGCTCGGCACAGCAGCACTCGGCGGCCTGCTGCTCGCGATCCGCGCTGGCGGGACGGCGGCGGGCTGGGCGTTCCAGCTCCAGGACCCGCGCACCGTTTTCCTGCTCACGCTGCTCGCCGGTGCGATCACGATGAACCTGCTCGGCCTCTTCCGCCTTCCGGTTCTGGCAGGCGAGGTGAAGGCGAGCGGGAGCGTGTCGACGGGTGCGTTGGCGGCGCTGGTTGCAACGCCTTGTGCGGGGCCGTTCCTGGGGGCAGCGCTCGGGACGGCGCTGATCCTGCCGGTCGCGGGCGGCATCGCCGTGTTCGCCGCGCTGGGGCTGGGCCTTGCCATCCCGTTCCTGCTGATCGGTTTCGTGCCTTTCCTGCGCGAGCGCCTGCCCGCCCCGGGACCGTGGATGGTCAAGCTGCAGCGCTGGCTCGCCATCCCCATGGGGGCGACGCTGGTCGGGGCACTGTGGCTGCTGTGGCGGCTCACGGGCGATCAAGGGCTGCTGCTTGCGCTGGCAGCGCTGGCGTTGCTCGCCTTGCTGCTCTGGCTCTCGAAACGGTCGGTGGCTTTGGGCTGGACGGCTTTGGCGGGTGTCGTCGCGCTCGCGGTCGGCGGGGCCATCTTGCTACCCGACCGGCCCTCGGCCGAGAACCGTGCACCCGATTTCGCCGAGGTGTGGTCCCCCGCAAAGGTCGAGGCTGCACGCGCCGAAGGACGGCCGGTTTTCGTCTACTTCACCGCCGACTGGTGCCTGTCATGCAAGGCCAACGAAAAGGTCGCAATCGACCGTGATGGTACGCTCGAGGCGTTCGAGGCCGCCAATGTCGCGGTGCTCGTCGCCGACTGGACCGATGGCGATGCCGAGATCACGCGTTTCCTCGACGCGCGCGAGCGCGCCGGCGTGCCGCTTTACCTCTGGTACGCGCCGGGGGCGGCGGAGCCCGAAGAGCTGCCGCAGATCCTCACCCCCGACATGCTGGTGAGCCGCGCTCAGTCGTTCGCGCGATAG
- a CDS encoding amidohydrolase — MRLALLAATALVASPALADPATLYDNVNGVQATADGEIVRFNAMMVDEQGKIVATYRAGDTVPSADLRVDMEGAHVLPGLIDGHGHFLMMGQTMMSLQLFGTDSIASLQQQLADFAAANPGDGWIVGRGWNHEMFSDGRFPTAADLDAVVSDRPVILERVDGHATVVNTMAMQMAGTSDDTPDPVGGAILRDDDGKATGVFVDTAMKPLYALVPAYTGEDYAEAIELAQGIMLEHGLTAMADMGTPDDHWHAMRRAGDEGELKVRVMAYAAGADTLERIAANGPTPWLYDGKLRMAGVKLVTDGALGSRGAWLKAPYADADTTGLQMLTDEQLADSVARAVALGHQVAVHAIGDAANDQLLDAVEATPNASALRFRNEHTQILDPADLPRMAASNVIASMQPVHQTSDWKMAEKRLGMDRLGAAFAWRSLADSGALLAFGSDFPVEHPNPFVGLEVAVTRIDANGEPEGGWLADERVTLGEALAGFTVGAAYAGFAEDALGSLSAGRYADFIVVDRDITTIDPSDISETKVLATYVGGKQVYRAND, encoded by the coding sequence ATGCGCCTCGCCCTTCTCGCCGCCACCGCCCTTGTCGCCAGCCCGGCATTGGCCGACCCCGCCACGCTCTACGACAACGTCAACGGTGTGCAGGCGACCGCCGACGGCGAGATCGTGCGCTTCAATGCCATGATGGTGGACGAGCAGGGCAAGATCGTCGCCACCTATCGCGCTGGCGACACGGTGCCGAGCGCCGACCTGCGGGTCGATATGGAAGGTGCGCACGTGCTTCCTGGCCTGATTGACGGGCATGGCCATTTCCTGATGATGGGCCAGACGATGATGAGCCTGCAGCTGTTCGGGACCGACAGCATTGCCTCGCTCCAGCAGCAGCTCGCAGACTTTGCCGCCGCCAACCCGGGCGACGGTTGGATCGTCGGGCGCGGGTGGAACCACGAAATGTTCTCCGACGGCCGCTTCCCGACAGCCGCCGATCTCGACGCGGTCGTCTCGGACCGCCCCGTCATCCTCGAACGCGTCGACGGGCACGCCACCGTCGTCAACACGATGGCGATGCAGATGGCGGGCACTTCGGACGACACGCCCGACCCCGTCGGCGGCGCGATCCTGCGCGACGATGACGGCAAGGCGACCGGCGTCTTCGTCGATACTGCGATGAAGCCACTCTACGCGCTCGTGCCTGCCTATACCGGTGAGGACTATGCCGAGGCGATCGAGCTGGCGCAGGGCATCATGCTCGAACACGGGCTCACCGCCATGGCCGACATGGGCACGCCCGACGATCATTGGCACGCCATGCGCCGCGCGGGCGACGAGGGCGAGCTCAAGGTGCGCGTGATGGCCTATGCCGCAGGCGCCGACACGCTCGAACGCATCGCCGCCAACGGCCCGACGCCGTGGCTCTATGATGGCAAGTTGCGCATGGCGGGGGTCAAGCTCGTCACTGACGGCGCGCTCGGCTCACGCGGTGCTTGGCTCAAGGCGCCCTATGCCGACGCCGATACGACCGGTCTCCAGATGCTGACCGACGAGCAGCTGGCCGACAGCGTCGCGCGCGCCGTCGCGCTCGGGCATCAGGTCGCGGTCCACGCGATCGGCGACGCCGCCAACGACCAGCTGCTCGACGCAGTCGAGGCGACCCCCAACGCGTCGGCCCTACGTTTCCGCAACGAGCATACCCAGATTCTCGACCCCGCCGACCTTCCGCGCATGGCGGCCTCCAACGTCATCGCCTCGATGCAGCCGGTGCACCAGACGAGCGACTGGAAAATGGCCGAGAAGCGGCTCGGCATGGACCGGCTCGGCGCCGCTTTCGCCTGGCGCAGCCTCGCCGACAGCGGCGCTTTACTCGCGTTCGGCTCCGACTTCCCGGTCGAGCATCCCAACCCCTTCGTAGGGCTCGAGGTCGCGGTCACTCGCATCGACGCCAATGGCGAACCCGAAGGCGGCTGGCTCGCCGACGAGCGCGTGACGCTTGGCGAAGCTCTGGCGGGCTTTACGGTGGGCGCGGCCTATGCCGGTTTTGCCGAGGACGCGCTCGGCTCGCTGAGCGCGGGGCGCTATGCCGACTTCATCGTCGTCGACCGCGACATCACCACCATCGACCCGTCGGACATTTCGGAGACCAAGGTGCTGGCGACTTACGTGGGCGGCAAGCAGGTCTATCGCGCGAACGACTGA
- a CDS encoding threonine ammonia-lyase produces the protein MTVTIDDIRAAASRIEGQVVKTPMNHSRTLSEIIGAQVWLKFENLQFTAAYKERGALNKLLQLTDAEKKRGVIAASAGNHAQAVAYHGARLGIPVTIVMPEPTPTIKVVHTEGHGANVVLHGKVFDDAYAHARQLEDEKGYVFVHPFDDEAVIAGQGTTAIEMLEAAPDLDTLVVPIGGGGLISGIATAAKAIKPDIEVVGVEAAMFPAMKDIIAGREPDCGGDTLAEGIAVKNPGQITRGIIAELVDRIDLVSEDAIEHAVALLVGIEKSVVEGAGAAGLAAMLDDPDKYRGKKVGTVLCGGNIDTHLLANVLVRELVRCGRIARLKIAAEDRPGALAAITKAFHECGVNIIETNHHRVFTALPAKDTLIEVECEARDEAAIEALVEKLEGYGFKVTRSPIV, from the coding sequence ATGACCGTGACGATCGACGACATCCGCGCCGCCGCCTCGCGTATCGAGGGGCAGGTCGTGAAGACCCCGATGAACCATAGCCGTACGCTGTCCGAGATTATCGGCGCACAGGTCTGGCTCAAGTTCGAGAATCTCCAGTTCACTGCGGCTTACAAGGAACGCGGGGCACTCAACAAGTTGCTGCAGCTGACCGATGCGGAGAAGAAGCGCGGCGTCATCGCGGCGAGCGCGGGCAATCATGCACAGGCAGTCGCCTATCACGGCGCGCGGCTGGGCATTCCGGTGACCATCGTCATGCCCGAGCCGACCCCGACCATCAAAGTCGTCCATACCGAAGGCCATGGCGCCAACGTCGTGCTGCACGGCAAGGTCTTCGACGATGCCTACGCCCATGCGCGCCAGCTGGAGGACGAAAAGGGCTATGTCTTCGTCCACCCGTTCGACGACGAAGCGGTCATTGCGGGGCAGGGGACGACCGCGATCGAAATGCTCGAGGCCGCGCCCGATCTCGACACGCTGGTCGTGCCGATCGGCGGGGGCGGGCTGATCAGCGGGATTGCGACCGCGGCCAAGGCGATCAAACCCGATATCGAGGTCGTCGGGGTCGAGGCCGCGATGTTCCCGGCGATGAAAGACATTATTGCAGGTCGCGAGCCCGATTGCGGTGGCGACACACTGGCCGAAGGGATCGCGGTCAAGAACCCGGGGCAGATTACGCGCGGCATCATCGCCGAGCTGGTCGACCGCATCGACCTGGTCTCGGAAGACGCGATCGAACATGCGGTGGCTCTGCTGGTCGGGATTGAGAAGTCGGTGGTCGAAGGGGCGGGCGCCGCTGGGCTCGCCGCCATGCTCGACGATCCCGACAAATATCGCGGCAAGAAGGTCGGCACGGTGCTGTGCGGCGGCAATATCGACACGCACCTGCTGGCTAACGTCCTCGTGCGCGAACTGGTACGCTGCGGGCGTATCGCGCGGCTCAAGATCGCGGCGGAGGATCGCCCGGGCGCGCTCGCGGCGATTACCAAGGCGTTCCATGAGTGCGGGGTCAACATCATCGAGACCAACCATCACCGCGTCTTCACCGCGCTGCCCGCCAAGGACACGCTGATCGAGGTCGAATGCGAAGCGCGCGACGAGGCGGCGATCGAGGCGCTGGTCGAGAAGCTCGAAGGCTACGGATTCAAGGTCACGCGCTCGCCGATCGTCTGA
- a CDS encoding arginyltransferase: MSAPFRFPKFFVTNPAPCPYIEGKVERKVFTELNGRQASELNEALSRIGFRRSQSVSYRPSCVDCNACVSVRVCAKEFTPNKTQRRLLRRNNDLEVTACKPWTTAEQYELLQRYLAARHPGGGMAEMDEQDFADMVEQTPVRTYVVEYREPSVDGRPGKLVGACLSDQQADGLSMIYSFYDTGPDARPSLGTYIILDHIMRAARADLPYVYLGYWVEGSPRMDYKAKFKPMERLGREGWGPMGEPQPDIAAERRKAPPMRLDRLKRD, encoded by the coding sequence GTGAGCGCACCATTTCGCTTTCCCAAATTCTTCGTCACTAACCCAGCACCGTGCCCCTATATCGAGGGCAAGGTGGAACGGAAGGTCTTTACGGAGCTGAACGGCCGCCAGGCGAGCGAACTCAACGAGGCGCTCTCGCGGATCGGTTTTCGCCGTTCGCAGTCGGTTTCCTATCGTCCCTCCTGCGTCGATTGTAATGCCTGCGTGTCGGTGCGCGTGTGTGCCAAGGAATTCACGCCCAACAAGACGCAGCGTCGCCTCCTTCGCCGCAACAACGACCTCGAAGTCACCGCGTGCAAGCCGTGGACCACGGCCGAGCAATATGAGCTGCTCCAGCGCTATCTCGCCGCGCGGCACCCGGGTGGCGGCATGGCAGAAATGGACGAACAGGATTTTGCCGACATGGTCGAACAGACGCCGGTTCGCACCTATGTCGTCGAATATCGCGAGCCGTCGGTCGACGGACGCCCGGGCAAGCTGGTCGGCGCCTGCCTGTCGGACCAGCAGGCGGACGGCCTGTCGATGATCTACAGCTTCTACGACACCGGCCCCGATGCGCGGCCGAGCCTCGGCACCTACATCATCCTCGACCATATCATGCGCGCGGCGCGGGCCGACCTGCCCTACGTCTATCTCGGCTATTGGGTCGAGGGATCCCCGCGCATGGATTACAAGGCGAAGTTCAAGCCGATGGAGCGGCTGGGGCGCGAAGGTTGGGGTCCGATGGGCGAGCCGCAGCCCGACATCGCCGCCGAGCGACGCAAGGCGCCGCCGATGCGCCTCGACCGCCTCAAACGCGACTGA
- a CDS encoding GNAT family N-acetyltransferase: MVSIRAADAADADAIWAIIEPVIREGATYAFDRDSPREKMLGFWMRHYAYVAENDGEIVGTYFLKRNQGGGGSHVANCGYITSEGARGQGVARLMAEHSFEEAKRLGFKAMQYNCVVSTNTGAMRLWHLLGFKIIGSIPNGFEHPEKGMVDAYAMYRWLD, translated from the coding sequence ATGGTCTCCATCCGCGCCGCCGACGCCGCCGATGCCGACGCGATCTGGGCGATCATCGAACCCGTGATCCGCGAAGGCGCGACCTACGCCTTCGACCGCGACAGTCCGCGCGAGAAGATGCTCGGCTTCTGGATGCGGCACTACGCTTATGTCGCGGAGAATGACGGCGAGATCGTCGGCACCTATTTCCTCAAGCGCAATCAGGGCGGCGGCGGCAGCCACGTCGCCAATTGCGGCTACATCACCTCCGAAGGCGCGCGGGGGCAGGGGGTCGCGCGGTTGATGGCCGAACATAGTTTCGAAGAAGCCAAGCGGCTCGGTTTCAAGGCGATGCAGTATAATTGTGTCGTCTCGACCAACACCGGCGCGATGCGGCTGTGGCACCTGCTCGGCTTCAAGATCATCGGCTCCATCCCCAACGGGTTCGAGCATCCCGAGAAGGGCATGGTCGACGCTTACGCCATGTATCGCTGGCTGGACTGA
- the ctrA gene encoding response regulator transcription factor CtrA, translated as MRVLLIEDEATIAKSIELMLSTEGFNTYVTDLGEEGLDLGKLYDYDIILLDLNLPDMHGYDVLKKLRTAKVQTPVLILSGIGELDSKVRALGFGADDYVTKPFHRDELVARIHAIVRRSKGHSQSVIRTGKLAVNLDAKTVEVDGNRVHLTGKEYAMLELLSLRKGTTLTKEMFLNHLYGGMDEPELKIIDVFICKLRKKLSLACGGDNYIETVWGRGYVLREQEEDKQNEEAAA; from the coding sequence ATGCGCGTTTTGCTGATTGAGGACGAAGCCACGATTGCCAAGAGCATCGAGCTGATGCTCTCGACCGAAGGTTTCAATACCTATGTCACCGATCTTGGCGAAGAAGGCCTCGATCTTGGCAAACTCTACGATTACGACATCATCCTTCTGGACCTCAACCTGCCCGACATGCACGGTTATGACGTCCTCAAGAAACTCCGCACCGCGAAAGTGCAAACGCCGGTCCTGATCCTGTCGGGTATCGGCGAACTCGATTCCAAGGTGCGTGCGCTGGGCTTCGGCGCCGACGATTACGTCACCAAGCCCTTCCACCGCGACGAACTGGTGGCACGTATCCACGCCATCGTCCGCCGTTCGAAGGGTCACAGCCAGTCGGTCATCCGCACCGGCAAGCTGGCGGTCAATCTCGACGCCAAGACGGTCGAAGTGGACGGCAATCGCGTCCACCTCACCGGCAAGGAATATGCGATGCTCGAGCTCCTTTCGCTGCGCAAGGGCACAACGCTGACCAAGGAAATGTTCCTCAACCACCTCTATGGCGGAATGGATGAACCCGAACTCAAGATCATCGACGTCTTCATCTGCAAGCTGCGCAAGAAGCTCAGCCTGGCCTGCGGCGGCGACAATTATATCGAAACCGTCTGGGGCCGCGGCTACGTGCTGCGCGAACAGGAAGAAGACAAGCAGAATGAAGAAGCTGCTGCGTAA
- a CDS encoding RluA family pseudouridine synthase translates to MNLEDKILFVDGEVLVLDKPAGLPVDTPRRGGDSIERRLEELTLGYKRLPTPMHRLDQDTSGCLLFARHPAARKWTQAMFEEQKVEKTYLAVLGDVVEGEEGQIDLPLGKVSSKDAGWRMTHDPQGKAARTRWRKIAEQDGRTLVEFVPESGRTHQIRVHAREGLGVGIVGDRVYGYPGGEMMLHAWKLATPRKKGHRLEVTAPLPEHFAEWAAHVA, encoded by the coding sequence ATGAATCTCGAAGACAAAATCCTGTTCGTCGATGGCGAGGTGCTGGTGCTGGACAAGCCGGCAGGGCTGCCCGTCGATACGCCCCGCCGTGGAGGAGACAGTATCGAACGGCGGCTGGAAGAGTTGACGCTCGGTTACAAAAGGTTGCCGACGCCGATGCACCGGCTCGACCAGGATACGTCGGGCTGCCTGCTGTTCGCGCGCCATCCCGCGGCGCGCAAATGGACGCAGGCGATGTTCGAAGAGCAAAAGGTCGAGAAGACCTATCTCGCCGTGCTCGGCGACGTGGTCGAGGGCGAGGAAGGTCAGATCGACCTGCCGCTGGGCAAGGTGTCGAGCAAGGATGCCGGCTGGCGCATGACGCACGACCCGCAAGGCAAGGCGGCGCGCACGCGTTGGCGCAAGATCGCGGAGCAGGACGGCAGGACGCTGGTCGAGTTCGTCCCCGAGTCCGGCCGCACCCACCAGATTCGCGTGCACGCGCGCGAGGGGCTCGGGGTCGGGATCGTCGGGGACCGCGTCTATGGCTATCCCGGCGGGGAGATGATGCTGCACGCATGGAAGCTGGCGACGCCGCGCAAGAAGGGGCATCGCCTGGAAGTGACCGCGCCGCTGCCCGAGCATTTCGCCGAGTGGGCCGCGCATGTCGCCTGA
- the arfB gene encoding alternative ribosome rescue aminoacyl-tRNA hydrolase ArfB — translation MSPEDVTIPEDALEETFLAATGPGGQNVNKNATACQLRVDVAALGLHPRVVNRLRHIAGSKVTKDRREIIFTARSHRSREANREEARARLAEMIAKAHVQPKKRKKTRVSRSQKAKRVDSKVKRGQKKALRGKVKY, via the coding sequence ATGTCGCCTGAGGACGTCACGATCCCAGAGGATGCGCTGGAGGAGACGTTCCTCGCGGCGACCGGGCCGGGCGGGCAGAACGTCAACAAGAATGCCACTGCCTGCCAGCTGCGGGTCGATGTCGCGGCGCTTGGCCTGCATCCGCGCGTGGTCAATCGGCTGCGCCATATTGCGGGGAGCAAGGTTACCAAGGACCGCAGGGAGATCATCTTCACCGCGCGTTCGCACCGCAGCCGCGAGGCAAACCGCGAGGAGGCGCGGGCGCGCCTTGCGGAGATGATCGCCAAGGCCCATGTCCAGCCCAAGAAACGCAAGAAAACGCGCGTCAGCCGCTCGCAAAAGGCCAAGCGCGTGGATAGCAAAGTGAAGCGCGGCCAGAAAAAGGCTCTGCGCGGGAAAGTGAAATATTGA